In Legionella cincinnatiensis, the DNA window CATCATTATGCTCTTCTCCATCAATAAGCGTTGAGCGATATACTATAGGGAAACTCGCTGAAATTTTAACTGCCTCACTGACTTCAAAAGTCGGCGAACGAACTAACGAAAAGTAACGTGTGCTTCCTTGGCGCTTATTAGTGGCAGTAACAACTAACTCCTTACCAATTCCACAACCAGGGCACTTTTGTCGGATCATTTCTAAAGTGGCAAAAGTAATTTTTCCTTCCGGATATGGAATTTGATATTGGGTAACAATTTGGTTCAATTTATATGCAATTGCAAAATCTAACGCTGTTTTTAATGAATGTGCCTCTGAAATTCCATTAAGATTAATATCAAAATGAACTAAATGTTCGTGTTTAAAATGCTTAAATAACTCTTCAATTTCATCTCCTGAATAGCCTAAATAACACATTAATGCCATAATCGCACCTGCTGAGCTACCGGCAAATTTTTCAGGATAAATTTTAGCTTTATTGAGGGCTTTACAAACACCAACATGGGCATAAATTTTAGCGCCACCACCACAAAAAACTATGTTTTCTATATTCGGTTTTTTTTCTCGAACTAGAATCTGGTGTGATTTTAGAAAACGAAATATTTCTAATTTTTTCGTTTCATGCAATGGGACAATTTGCTTTTCTTTAATTGATTTACTTTTCTCTTTTTCTTCAGTTAACCAGGGAAATAACCAACTCCACATACGAATATACCAAGGTTTAAGCGACATAAACCTCTGCATTTTTCGATAATCATACATTTTATCAAGCCGTTCTTGCTGATCAGCTACCTCTATAGACTGCGGATGTGGATTCTTACATATGGATTCAAATTTAATGTTTTTAGTATTTAAAGCAATAAGCCGATCAACAAGTTTATCAGTAATAAAAACTCTTTTTGTATTTCCCAATGGCTCTTGCTGAGGATCATTGGGATCTTTATATTTTGTTCCTGTTCCAGGAACAAGAAATTGATGAAAACCAATTAATATTCCATGACTTCCATGACACATTTCAATCCCAGTCAACTTATACTGAGATATATTTTTCAGTGATAAATTTAAATCACTTATTTTCCAATACTCTAGGTATGTACCTTCGATCCAGCTTTTTAGTCTACCCCACCATGTTAAAGAAACTTCTGCGGTAAATCCACGATATTCATTTACTATAGAACCACTTAAAAAAGTCTTAGTTTTTTCCTTTTGATGAGGCTCCAAAAACCATTGCATAAATATTGTTTTTTTTTCATCGCTTAAACGTGTAAAATCAAATATTAATTGCTCGTTATCGAATAAATAATTACCTAAAGCAATTTGATTGTCTGGGGACAAACCATTAATTTGTAAGCGCCCTAAATAGGCGGTAATAATAATTTTTTTTAATAATTCTAGGTTTTTGGGGTATTGGGAAGAGTCAGACTCAAGCAGCTGGCTAATTATATGTTGTGGTGTCATTACTTATCCTTAAGTTATGATAATCCATAAATCTGAAAGATTTGCTTTATTTATCTCGAGCCTATCTATTTTTCATCACCTATATTTAGCTGTTAATTTATGAGCATTATTTTTATTTTTTTATCCATCACAAATATAATTAACACAAATTACTCAGAAATTAAATAGTAAAAATAAATTATTGACAGGATTAAATCGCGTCCACTAAGCAATAAAAATCCACAAACACTTTGATAGGCATAATGCTGCAATGTATCCCTATGATACTGTTAACAAATATGACTAGATTGAAGAACTTCTTAGGGGCAAGATAGAACACTCAAATATAGTAATGAGATAGAGAGCTCTATATACAGCAAAATTTCGCCTTTAAGATTAGCTACGTTTTGTCTAGCGCTCAGAGCGATCACCATCTCATTGCCATTTAAAAGAGAGAAGGAATACATTTCATTGATCTCTAAAACTCTTTAGCAAGAATCAATAACTAAAAAGTTAAGCGATATCCTTTAAAATTTCAGAGATAACTTTTTGAGGATCTGTTGCTTGTGTTATTGGACGACCCACTACTAAATAATCACTACCTACTTCCATGGCTTGTTTTGGTGTCATTACTCTTGATTGATCATCTTTTGGGCTTGTTTCCAATCGTATGCCTGGTGTAACCGTTATAAATGGAACATCACAGATGTTTTTGATGACTTTTACTTCCTGAGCAGAACAAACAACCCCATCTAAACCTGATTCTTTTGCCAGAACCGCTAATTTTTTTACTTGTTCTATTATGGGTATATTAATACCTATAGTACTCAATTCATTCTGATTAAAACTAGTAAGGACCGTTACTGCAATTAATAGAGGTCTATCGACACCATAAGACTCAAGCACATCCCTTGCGGCGTGCATCATGTTTGTACCACCTGCTGCATGTACATTCATCATCCAAACGCCTAAATCAGCACCAGCTTTGCATGCTTTTGAAACGGTGTTAGGAATATCATGAAATTTTAAATCCAAAAAAACTTTAAATTGTCTTTGAATCAATCGTTTTACAAATTGAGTTCCAAATAAAGTAAAAAGCTCACTTCCCACTTTCAGGGCACAATGATGAGGATCTAGTTTTTCTATTAAATTTAGAGCATCTTTCTCTGTATTAAAATCTAAAGCAACAATTAATTTAGATGACATTTATGCCATTACCTCTTCTTCGTGTAGCATTAACGCTTTTTTAACTGCTGCAACGACTCTGTTTTGCTCTGCTTCTTGTAAATAAGGATGCATAGGTAAGCTAATAACACGACGACTTGCTTGCTCTGCATGAGGAAAATCACCTATTTTATAACCTAAATAAGTCATGGCAGCTTGCTGATGCAGGGGTACAGGATAATGTACTGCCGTAGGAATTTCTAATTCTTGCATTGCTTTTTGAAAAACATCTCGATTACTTACTTCAATGGTATATTGTGCATATACACTAGTATTATCACTATGAATAAATGGTATTTTTACTAAAGGTGATAGCATTTGATCATAGGCTTTAGCAACCCTTTGGCGCATAATGATTTCGTCAGGGAAAAGTTTCATTTTTTCAATTAGAACAGCAGCTTGAATCGTATCCATTCGCCCATTAATGCCAATACGATTATGACAATAACGTGCATTTTGGCCGTGAATTCTTATTTCAATAAGTTTTTGCGCTAATGCATCATCATTAGTAAAACATGCTCCTGAATCGCCATAGCCGCCCAAAGGTTTAGATGGGAAAAAGCTTGTACATCCAATTGTGGATAAAGCACAAGAGTTTCGTCCTTTATAGGTTGCTCCAAAACTTTGAGCCGCGTCTTCAATCACTGGAATGCCATATTTTTCAGCAATAGCATTAATTTTATCATGATCAGCACATTGACCATATAACCCAACAGGCATTATTGCCTTAGTTTTATTGGTGATAGCATTTTCTAATTGATTGGGCTCCATATTATAGGTAAGTGGGTCAATATCCACGAAAACTGGTTTAGCCTGGCATAAACTGATCACCTCAGAGGTAGCAAAAAAGCTGAAGGGTGTAGTAATGACCTCATCTCCAGGCTGAATTTCCAAAGCCATGAGCGCCATTAACAGAGCATCAGTCCCACTTGAATTGGCAATAACATGTTTCACTCCGACAAATTCAGCCAATTGCTTTTCAAGCTGAGCTATTTCTGGTCCCATGATATATTGGCCATGGTTCAAAACATTTTTTATGCTGTTTAAAATATCGTGTTCAATTATTGAATATTGTTTTTTTAAATCGATAAATTGCATCATAGTCTCTTAAAATAGTTAATACCCTTCTAAGCCATGAACTGGCTTCATTCTTCCCCAGTTTTTACAACTAGGGCAATGCCAATGTAAATGTTTTCCACCAAACCCACAGTGTACACATCGATATACTGGCTTATTGTCTAAAAATTTGCTAGTTATATCATAAAGCATTTGTAATTTATCGCGTACTTTTCCATGAGCAGATTCAAGATGCCAATAAATTAATTGGTTTAAACCGCGTATCGAGGGATGTTTACTCAAATTATCGGCTACAAAATCTATTGCTGCATCCATATTTTTTTGTTGTTTTAAATATTCCGCTATAACGAAAATTACTGAGGCCCGAGGATTATCTGCTAAAGTCTGCTCAAGATATTTGATACACTCATCCATAGTATCTAATTCTTTATGGCATAAAACTAAAGGCTCAATAATCTCTGTTAAAAAGTCAGCATCTTGTTGAGGAACTTTTTTTAATGAGCGAATTGCTTGTTTGTAACGCCCCTCTTTCATTTCCAAGCTCGCATGCATTAAACTCGCCCGAACAGAGGCTACATCGACATTAATTGCTTGTTTAATACAATAAGCTGCCTTATCTAAAGAGTTGGTTTTTAATGCCTGGCTTGCCATCTCGCAATAATAATGAGCTGCTTGATGATGAAAACTTGTACCCGTTGTGATTTCTAATTTTTTAATTACATCTAATGCTTTTTCCCAAGCTTTTTCTTGTTGATAAATCGCCAA includes these proteins:
- the lapB gene encoding lipopolysaccharide assembly protein LapB: MIDLWPLLLPAAAWSGWWMANRSKSKDIPNLSNRLSREYVVGLNYLLNEQSDKAVDIFIKLLEVDSDTVETHLALGSLFRRRGEVDRAIRIHQNLIARPQLSLVQKKESLMALGQDYMSAGLFDRAERIFLEVVELGGSKETSSLHGLLAIYQQEKAWEKALDVIKKLEITTGTSFHHQAAHYYCEMASQALKTNSLDKAAYCIKQAINVDVASVRASLMHASLEMKEGRYKQAIRSLKKVPQQDADFLTEIIEPLVLCHKELDTMDECIKYLEQTLADNPRASVIFVIAEYLKQQKNMDAAIDFVADNLSKHPSIRGLNQLIYWHLESAHGKVRDKLQMLYDITSKFLDNKPVYRCVHCGFGGKHLHWHCPSCKNWGRMKPVHGLEGY
- a CDS encoding DegT/DnrJ/EryC1/StrS family aminotransferase → MQFIDLKKQYSIIEHDILNSIKNVLNHGQYIMGPEIAQLEKQLAEFVGVKHVIANSSGTDALLMALMALEIQPGDEVITTPFSFFATSEVISLCQAKPVFVDIDPLTYNMEPNQLENAITNKTKAIMPVGLYGQCADHDKINAIAEKYGIPVIEDAAQSFGATYKGRNSCALSTIGCTSFFPSKPLGGYGDSGACFTNDDALAQKLIEIRIHGQNARYCHNRIGINGRMDTIQAAVLIEKMKLFPDEIIMRQRVAKAYDQMLSPLVKIPFIHSDNTSVYAQYTIEVSNRDVFQKAMQELEIPTAVHYPVPLHQQAAMTYLGYKIGDFPHAEQASRRVISLPMHPYLQEAEQNRVVAAVKKALMLHEEEVMA
- the pyrF gene encoding orotidine-5'-phosphate decarboxylase; protein product: MSSKLIVALDFNTEKDALNLIEKLDPHHCALKVGSELFTLFGTQFVKRLIQRQFKVFLDLKFHDIPNTVSKACKAGADLGVWMMNVHAAGGTNMMHAARDVLESYGVDRPLLIAVTVLTSFNQNELSTIGINIPIIEQVKKLAVLAKESGLDGVVCSAQEVKVIKNICDVPFITVTPGIRLETSPKDDQSRVMTPKQAMEVGSDYLVVGRPITQATDPQKVISEILKDIA
- the vpdC gene encoding Dot/Icm T4SS effector VpdC, with protein sequence MTPQHIISQLLESDSSQYPKNLELLKKIIITAYLGRLQINGLSPDNQIALGNYLFDNEQLIFDFTRLSDEKKTIFMQWFLEPHQKEKTKTFLSGSIVNEYRGFTAEVSLTWWGRLKSWIEGTYLEYWKISDLNLSLKNISQYKLTGIEMCHGSHGILIGFHQFLVPGTGTKYKDPNDPQQEPLGNTKRVFITDKLVDRLIALNTKNIKFESICKNPHPQSIEVADQQERLDKMYDYRKMQRFMSLKPWYIRMWSWLFPWLTEEKEKSKSIKEKQIVPLHETKKLEIFRFLKSHQILVREKKPNIENIVFCGGGAKIYAHVGVCKALNKAKIYPEKFAGSSAGAIMALMCYLGYSGDEIEELFKHFKHEHLVHFDINLNGISEAHSLKTALDFAIAYKLNQIVTQYQIPYPEGKITFATLEMIRQKCPGCGIGKELVVTATNKRQGSTRYFSLVRSPTFEVSEAVKISASFPIVYRSTLIDGEEHNDGGVLNNFPTEAFFDDHSTLLESEYGNNLKVLAVKFDDGPERKAIDRVMDRVYRENVVLNGIYTLLTGVSDPASGWERDRLKLRKYACQSIVINVDNVSSSSFSVSEKSRKEMIEAGYKETLNYLNMRYHKNEMQEYENEEYMYSTFSSLGELLSYCCYRGDKYWFDVVYQLIEESTAPNQSELMKQAEELKALYFNSTNSVSQSPKQEDNPFTFFGNEVPQSSLSSIQSENHKILLAVFPIFLKLSQDFLKDSADKKVFDEARHSFSLKYPFACLKHFAKIRKEAHVIIHIVINLLKELKENPSEKVYTALDQVLQLLTSGKDIYKEEYFARWDLTFSQSIRILNVIGDNSHPHFRLIRSLSRKCEPMQRVVSGVFCEDYDDFECEEAFSYTV